In the Populus trichocarpa isolate Nisqually-1 chromosome 1, P.trichocarpa_v4.1, whole genome shotgun sequence genome, one interval contains:
- the LOC7456201 gene encoding AUGMIN subunit 6 isoform X2: MTMDREKEREIELESAVYTNCLLLGLDPSIIGLGPSSNGTPRVGLFRHSNPKLGEQLLYFILSSLRGPAQSAKDFDKVWPIFDSAQSRDFRKVVQGIISELESQGALPRSNSRVSSLATCCGPRFVELLWQLSLHALREVHRRTFAADVASNPLPASLTDVAFQHAATLLPVTKARIALERRRFLKNAETAVQRQAMWSNLAHEMTAEFRGLCAEEAYLQQELEKLHDLRNKVKLEGELWDDLVSSSSQNSHLVSKATRLWDSILARKSQHEVLASGPIEDLIAHREHRYRISGSSLLSAMDQSYQVSYSDKHSDDKEHSDGSYANGNGEKSKSSMDSSHLQVNDEMHSRVDDRGGRVQPTVDVAEIIRRWTHALQRIHKQSLLLAKANDGEGPDILRNALDGGTSGHGESLAATLAEHQQHLSSFQGLIDQLNEVVPSIQNSISECTDKVNNISSSQPPMAKHHGRATSPIQAQSSGRTLETSSDNVAEVTSKLSTVQLDKVSASPPALKLPHLFSLTPNSSGKGANLQKRQMLAPQTIQMENLSERNSLDQPLSNDRLDNPLQDGENFVQNLKRSVREAALSMQSCNSESSRNSQSDESSEHFFLPLSSPGFSMVPENKVVSTRSKRFSASQMNTALLEKHARDGHAGSKYKELPEILNDLGPLTDYDHVNGFLSVAGSNGAISDGQRSFNDFEEPYAQVFSPPLLLDTSLLPDSYEDLLAPLSETETALMEL; the protein is encoded by the exons ATGACGATGGacagagagaaggagagagagatagagttGGAGAGTGCAGTGTATACAAACTGTTTATTATTAGGTCTGGATCCGAGTATAATCGGACTCGGACCTTCATCAAATGGCACTCCCCGGGTCGGACTTTTCCGTCACTCCAACCCTAAACTCGGTGAACAGCTTCTTTACTTCATCCTCTCCTCGCTTCGCGGTCCTGCTCAATCCGCCAAa GATTTTGATAAGGTGTGGCCGATTTTTGATTCCGCTCAGTCACGTGATTTTCGTAAG GTTGTGCAAGGTATAATCAGTGAGCTTGAATCGCAAGGGGCACTTCCAAGGAGCAATTCAAGGGTTTCTTCCCTTGCTACTTGTTGTGGACcgag ATTTGTTGAACTCTTGTGGCAACTTTCCTTGCATGCTTTGAGAGAGGTTCACAGACGGACATTTGCAGCTGATGTTGCTTCAAACCCACTTCCTGCTTCATTAACTGATGTAGCCTTCCAACATGCAGCTACATTGCTTCCTGTGACAAAG GCAAGAATAGCCCTCGAAAGAAGGAGGTTTCTTAAAAATGCTGAAACTGCGGTTCAGAGACAAGCTATGTGGTCAAATTTGGCTCATGAGATGACAGCTGAGTTCCGTGGTCTTTGTGCAGAAGAG GCTTATTTGCAGCAAGAGTTGGAAAAACTACATGACTTGCGGAACAAAGTGAAGCTAGAAGGTGAACTGTGGGATGATCTTGTGTCGAGCTCTAGCCAGAATTCGCATTTAGTTTCGAAGGCAACTCGCTTGTGGGATTCTATACTTGCTCGAAAAA GTCAACATGAAGTTCTTGCTTCAGGGCCAATTGAGGACCTGATAGCTCATCGGGAGCATAG ATATCGCATCTCTGGATCATCTTTGCTCTCTGCTATGGATCAGAGCTACCAGGTTTCTTATTCAGATAAACATTCGGATGACAAGGAACATAGTGATGGATCTTATGCTAATGGAAATGGGGAAAAGTCAAAGAGTAGTATGGATTCGTCTCATCTACAAGTAAATGATGAGATGCATTCTCGAGTGGATGATAGAGGTGGAAGAGTCCAGCCTACTGTTGATGTAGCAGAAATTATAAGGCGTTGGACACATGCATTGCAACGTATTCATAAACAGTCACTTCTTCTG GCAAAAGCTAATGATGGAGAAGGTCCAGATATATTAAGAAATGCACTCGATGGTGGTACTAGTGGCCATGGTGAATCTTTAGCTGCAACTCTTGCAGAACATCAGCAACACCTGAGTAGTTTTCAG GGACTTATTGACCAACTTAATGAAGTTGTTCCATCAATACAAAATTCAATATCAGAGTGTACAGATaaagtaaataatatttcttcCAGCCAGCCACCAATGGCCAAGCATCATGGTCGAGCAACCTCACCTATACAAGCTCAAAGCAGTGGAAGGACCTTG gAAACTAGCTCTGATAATGTTGCGGAGGTGACTTCAAAACTTTCCACAGTTCAGCTTGACAAGGTATCTGCTAGTCCCCCTGCTTTGAAGCTACCGCACTTATTCAGTTTGACCCCAAATTCTTCTGGAAAAGGTGCAAACTTGCAAAAGAGACAAATGTTAGCTCCCCAAACCATCCAAATGGAAAATCTTTCTGAAAGAAACTCTCTGGACCAGCCTTTATCAAATGATCGCTTAGATAATCCATTGCAAG ATGGAGAAAATTTTGTTCAAAACTTAAAGAGATCCGTAAGAGAAGCTGCACTGTCTATGCAATCTTGCAATTCAGAATCATCTCGTAACAGCCAGTCTGATGAAAGTTCTGAACACTTCTTTTTACCTCTTTCATCGCCTGGATTTTCTATGGTCCCAGAAAACAAAGTAGTCTCAACAAGAAGTAAAAGATTTTCTGCATCTCAAATGAACACTGCTTTGCTTGAGAAACATGCTCGAGATGGCCATGCTGGAAGCAAGTACAAAGAATTACCGGAAATTCTAAATGACTTGG